The DNA sequence ACGCCGATCTTGCTGGTGTTCCGCAAGCGGGAATCCAAGCGGGCCTGACCGCTGGCTGGCCTGGCTGCGGCCCTCGTATCCAGGGGCATCCCCTCGCCGAGCGCTGCGGCCTCACCGGCCATGGGCCGGCGAGGGAGGCGCTCTACGCTGGGCCGGCCGCCCGGCCAGGGTCCGCGTCGGAGGCGCCCCGCTCTGGTAGGAAGGTGTAAGCCCGGCGGTCCTTGTCAGGGTCCTCCCCGGGGTCGTATAATCACCAGTCGCGATGGACCCTAGCCGTCTAGAAACCGAGACTTCTTCCCAGCTCACCTCCCGAGAGAGGGCGGGCTGGGTGCGCACTGCCGGGGAGATCCTGCAGACCGTGCTCCTGGCCGGTCTGCTGTTCCTGGGCGTCAACTTCGTGACCGCCCGCATCCGGGTCGAAGGCAGCAGCATGGAACCCAGCCTACATGACGGCGAGTTCGTTGTGGTGAACCGCCTGGCCTATCGCTGGACTGCGCCGGAACGAGGCGATATCGTTGTGTTCCGCTTCCCCCTCAACCTCGATCGGCGCTTCATCAAGCGCATCATCGGGCTGCCCGGCGACCAGGTCCGGATCGTCGACGGGCGCGTGCTGGTGAATGGTCAGGTGCTTGAGGAGCCCTACATCGCCGCAGCCCCTCGCTACTCCGGCGAGTGGACCGTCGCCGCAGGGGAGGCCTTCGTTCTCGGCGACAACCGCAACAACTCTTCGGATTCGCAGAACTGGGGGATGTTGCCGATGGAGGACATCATCGGGCGAGCCATCCTGGTGTACTGGCCGGTCGCAGAGGCGGGGTTGATCGAGCACCTATCGCCTGCCATCGCCGCCGGAGCTTGAGGCATGCCCGTGAATGATCGCCACCCCTCGACTCCGGTCGACCGGCTGGCGCCCGCGATTCGCTCGGCCGTCGATACGGCCGGAGGCCCGCTCAAGCCGATCATTTCCTCGGCCCAGGCCGGCTCGCACCCGGTTCAGGCCGACCGTC is a window from the Anaerolineales bacterium genome containing:
- the lepB gene encoding signal peptidase I translates to MDPSRLETETSSQLTSRERAGWVRTAGEILQTVLLAGLLFLGVNFVTARIRVEGSSMEPSLHDGEFVVVNRLAYRWTAPERGDIVVFRFPLNLDRRFIKRIIGLPGDQVRIVDGRVLVNGQVLEEPYIAAAPRYSGEWTVAAGEAFVLGDNRNNSSDSQNWGMLPMEDIIGRAILVYWPVAEAGLIEHLSPAIAAGA